The following proteins are co-located in the Spinactinospora alkalitolerans genome:
- a CDS encoding ArsR/SmtB family transcription factor, whose product MDEVFKALADASRRRLLDDLNTRNGQSLRELCAGLDMARQSVSKHLALLEAANLVTTVRRGREKLHYLNAAPINAIAERWIDQYDRERVHALADLKTALERESMGNPEFVYTTYISTTPERLWLALTDPAFTRRYWGVTFESDWKTGSAMTWEEGGRKIIDSAQVVLESEPYRRLSYTWHTFTPEWAESAGVSDEVLAKLANERRSKVTFEIEPLGETVKLTVVHDGFGPESTVLEMVGEGWPTLLSSLKTLLETGEALPHPDPAGQSG is encoded by the coding sequence ATGGACGAGGTGTTCAAGGCGCTGGCCGATGCCAGCCGCCGCCGGCTGCTCGACGACTTGAACACCCGCAATGGGCAGAGCCTGCGAGAGCTGTGCGCCGGGCTGGACATGGCCCGGCAGTCCGTCAGCAAGCACCTGGCCCTGCTGGAAGCGGCCAACCTGGTCACCACGGTGCGGCGTGGCCGGGAGAAGTTGCACTACCTCAACGCCGCGCCGATCAACGCCATCGCTGAGCGATGGATCGACCAGTACGACCGCGAGCGGGTGCATGCGCTCGCCGATCTGAAGACGGCATTGGAGCGAGAATCCATGGGCAATCCCGAGTTCGTCTACACCACCTACATCAGCACCACGCCGGAACGGCTCTGGCTGGCGTTGACCGACCCGGCTTTCACCCGTCGCTACTGGGGGGTGACGTTCGAATCGGATTGGAAGACGGGGTCGGCGATGACCTGGGAGGAAGGCGGAAGGAAAATCATCGACTCCGCTCAGGTCGTCCTCGAATCCGAGCCCTACCGCCGACTGTCCTACACCTGGCACACCTTCACGCCGGAGTGGGCCGAGAGCGCCGGGGTGAGTGATGAGGTACTCGCCAAATTGGCCAACGAACGCAGGTCGAAGGTGACGTTCGAGATCGAGCCGCTCGGGGAGACGGTCAAGCTGACCGTCGTGCACGACGGCTTCGGCCCCGAGAGCACCGTGCTGGAGATGGTCGGTGAAGGCTGGCCGACGCTCCTGTCCAGCCTCAAGACACTGCTGGAGACCGGCGAGGCCCTGCCCCACCCCGACCCCGCCGGCCAAAGCGGCTGA
- a CDS encoding helix-turn-helix domain-containing protein, whose product MADDDFASVLTEVGPRLRALRQTRGATLSQLSETTGISLSTLSRLESGQRKPTLELLLPLAKAHGVPLDELVGAPPTGDPRIHPRPFTRHGQTFVPLTRYLGGLHAYKQILPVSEAKGARPEQRTHEGYEWLYILSGRLHLALGERDLVLTAGEAAEFDTRIPHGFANAGSRPVEFLTLFGPQGERMHVRARPTEA is encoded by the coding sequence ATGGCCGATGACGACTTCGCGAGCGTGCTGACCGAGGTGGGGCCGCGGCTGCGGGCCCTGCGCCAGACGCGCGGCGCCACGCTGTCCCAGTTGAGCGAGACCACCGGGATCTCGCTCAGCACCCTGTCGCGCCTGGAGTCCGGGCAGCGCAAACCGACCCTGGAACTCCTGCTCCCTCTGGCCAAGGCCCACGGCGTGCCCCTGGACGAGCTGGTCGGCGCGCCGCCGACCGGCGACCCCCGGATCCATCCGCGCCCCTTCACCCGGCACGGCCAGACCTTCGTGCCGCTGACCCGGTACCTCGGCGGCCTGCACGCCTACAAGCAGATCCTCCCCGTCAGCGAGGCGAAGGGCGCACGGCCCGAGCAGAGGACGCACGAGGGCTACGAGTGGCTCTACATCCTGTCCGGCCGGCTGCACCTGGCCCTGGGGGAGCGCGACCTCGTGCTCACCGCCGGCGAGGCCGCCGAGTTCGACACCCGCATCCCCCACGGCTTCGCCAACGCCGGATCCCGGCCCGTCGAGTTCCTCACCCTGTTCGGGCCGCAGGGCGAGCGGATGCACGTCCGTGCCCGCCCCACCGAAGCGTGA
- a CDS encoding aminoglycoside phosphotransferase family protein, with the protein MSAGGSDEVPIDAALVRRLLAAQFPQWADLPVSPVPQSGMDNATFRLGADMSVRLPRYPWWVGQVEREQRWLPRLAPHLPLPVSEPLAMGTPAEGYPFPWSVYRWLEGGAATTDGLADPVRTAIELAGFIAALQGIDPTGGPGPEQSNAFRGVPMGDARDSLAADARVRPKIAALKGMVDTDAVMAVWEAALAAPAWDGPPVWIHGDLATGNLLAVDGRLSAVIDFGTLAVGDPACDLLPAWKFLPAEARGAFRAALDVDDATWARGRGWGLAASLPVPDDPFFDDPARVTTALHHLDELIADLY; encoded by the coding sequence ATGTCAGCAGGCGGTTCCGACGAGGTGCCGATCGACGCGGCCCTGGTGCGCCGGCTGCTCGCGGCGCAGTTCCCGCAGTGGGCGGACCTGCCCGTCTCGCCGGTCCCGCAGTCCGGGATGGACAACGCGACGTTCCGGCTCGGTGCGGACATGTCCGTGCGGCTGCCCCGTTACCCATGGTGGGTCGGGCAGGTGGAGCGGGAGCAGCGGTGGCTGCCGCGGCTCGCCCCGCATCTGCCGCTGCCCGTCTCCGAGCCGCTCGCGATGGGGACGCCCGCCGAGGGCTACCCCTTCCCCTGGTCGGTCTACCGGTGGCTGGAGGGCGGGGCCGCGACCACCGACGGCCTCGCCGACCCGGTCCGGACCGCGATCGAGCTCGCCGGGTTCATCGCCGCCCTGCAGGGGATCGACCCCACCGGTGGGCCCGGCCCCGAGCAGAGCAACGCGTTCCGCGGCGTGCCCATGGGCGACGCGCGCGACTCCTTGGCCGCCGACGCGCGCGTCCGCCCCAAGATCGCGGCGCTGAAGGGCATGGTCGACACCGACGCGGTGATGGCCGTGTGGGAGGCGGCGCTGGCGGCGCCCGCGTGGGACGGTCCGCCGGTGTGGATCCACGGCGATCTCGCGACCGGGAACCTCCTGGCCGTCGACGGCAGGTTGAGTGCCGTCATCGATTTCGGGACGCTGGCCGTTGGCGACCCCGCCTGCGACCTGCTGCCCGCGTGGAAGTTCCTGCCCGCCGAGGCGCGGGGCGCCTTCCGCGCGGCGCTCGACGTCGACGACGCGACCTGGGCGCGGGGCCGCGGCTGGGGGCTGGCCGCCTCCTTGCCCGTCCCCGACGACCCCTTCTTCGACGACCCGGCGCGCGTGACCACCGCCCTGCACCACCTCGACGAGCTCATCGCCGACCTTTACTGA
- a CDS encoding DUF6194 family protein: protein MDATAMTHYISETFDGVRAVESSGDTFFTYDPDGDLPEDRWLPFATVVTGDDHDSVSGLDAPEAYRLNIGLTKAAYTSRFGPAPTDRDEHGVLDTGFDHSERDRVMPHPYYASQYWICVVNPGANTTDDVARLLDEAHRFAARKHANRSGRGVRGRAQDSR from the coding sequence GTGGACGCTACTGCCATGACGCACTACATCAGCGAGACGTTCGACGGGGTTCGGGCCGTCGAGAGCTCCGGGGACACGTTCTTCACCTACGACCCGGACGGCGATCTCCCCGAAGACCGCTGGCTCCCCTTCGCCACGGTCGTGACCGGCGACGACCACGACTCCGTCTCCGGCCTCGACGCCCCGGAGGCCTACAGGCTCAACATCGGTCTGACCAAGGCCGCCTACACTTCGCGGTTCGGTCCCGCCCCCACGGACCGTGACGAGCACGGCGTACTCGACACGGGGTTCGACCACTCGGAGCGGGACCGGGTGATGCCGCACCCGTACTACGCGTCCCAGTACTGGATATGCGTGGTGAACCCGGGCGCGAACACCACCGATGACGTAGCGCGCCTGCTCGACGAGGCTCACCGGTTCGCGGCCCGCAAGCACGCCAACCGCTCCGGCAGGGGCGTCCGCGGCCGCGCGCAGGATTCCCGGTAG
- a CDS encoding TetR/AcrR family transcriptional regulator C-terminal domain-containing protein: MSALSSTTVPGTAASRARCSVANGRSNERALSIVARTGLPPAQVVAAVNLVGGFVDSAARQSAATARAQRRTGVSDEEWWQGRDSLFAHLDQYPTLSRLYREGAYDAPPDPFEFGLQRVLDGVEALVRDGIRDERECAVCGGPVAGSSAGRPRDYCSRACQQRAYRTRRRRG; encoded by the coding sequence GTGTCGGCCCTGAGTTCGACCACGGTTCCCGGCACGGCCGCGTCGCGGGCCCGCTGCAGCGTCGCGAACGGCCGCTCGAACGAGCGCGCACTGAGCATCGTGGCGCGCACCGGTCTGCCGCCCGCGCAGGTGGTCGCGGCGGTGAACCTCGTCGGCGGCTTCGTCGACAGCGCCGCCCGGCAGTCGGCGGCAACGGCCCGCGCGCAGCGGCGCACCGGCGTCAGCGACGAGGAGTGGTGGCAGGGCCGCGACTCGTTATTCGCCCACCTGGACCAATATCCCACCCTCAGCCGCCTGTACCGGGAGGGGGCCTACGACGCACCGCCCGATCCCTTCGAGTTCGGCCTCCAACGGGTGCTGGACGGGGTGGAGGCACTCGTCCGTGATGGAATACGTGACGAAAGAGAGTGTGCGGTGTGCGGCGGTCCCGTAGCCGGAAGTTCCGCGGGCCGGCCGCGGGATTACTGCTCGCGCGCCTGCCAGCAGCGCGCCTACCGCACGCGCAGACGACGGGGCTGA